In the genome of Patagioenas fasciata isolate bPatFas1 chromosome 12, bPatFas1.hap1, whole genome shotgun sequence, one region contains:
- the PCLAF gene encoding PCNA-associated factor, which translates to MGCGRGLCAGRMARTKAAAGPGRFRKVLVARAPRKVLGSTSLNAGPSPSARRGDRRRGGGNPVCVRPVPAWQRGIGEFLRLPRKQNRAPGGEAAGSSGLGTADRTARPPPSAPADDGESSEEELGLS; encoded by the exons ATGGGGTGTGGGCGCGGGCTGTGCGCGGGCAGGATGGCGCGCACGAAggcggcggccgggcccgggCGGTTCCGGAAAG TGTTGGTCGCCCGCGCTCCCCGGAAGGTGCTGGGCTCCACCAGCCTCAACGCGGGACCGTCGCCGAGCGCCAGGAGAG GCGACCGTCGCCGCGGCGGGGGGAACCCGGTGTGCGTGAGGCCCGTCCCCGCCTGGCAAAGGGGCATCGGCGAGTTCCTGCGGCTGCCGCGGAAGCAGAACCGGGCGcccggcggggaggcggcggggagcAGCGGGCTGGGAACGGCGGACAGAAC AGCTCGCCCCCCACCATCAGCCCCTGCAGACGATGGGGAGTCCTCTGAAGAAGAGTTAGGCCTGAGCTGA